A section of the Delphinus delphis chromosome 1, mDelDel1.2, whole genome shotgun sequence genome encodes:
- the S100A7 gene encoding protein S100-A7, producing MADQLSQLESSIETIINIFHQYSIRLQPPDTLNKKEFKQLVKKELPNFLKKETKDDKAINEIMEDLDTDVDKELNFHEFSVLVGKLTEASHEEMHKTAPPGVGHRHGPGFGAGGSGHGHSHDNHGHSHGNHGHSH from the exons ATGGCTGACCAACTGTCGCAGCTGGAAAGCAGCATAGAAACCATCATCAATATCTTCCACCAGTACTCTATACGGCTGCAGCCCCCGGACACCCTGAACAAGAAAGAATTCAAACAGCTGGTGAAAAAAGAGCTGCCAAACTTTCTCAAG AAGGAGACAAAGGATGACAAAGCCATAAACGAGATCATGGAGGACCtggacacagatgtagacaagGAGCTGAACTTCCACGAGTTCTCCGTGCTGGTGGGCAAGCTGACGGAAGCCTCCCACGAGGAGATGCACAAGACGGCGCCCCCAGGAGTAGGCCACAGGCACgggccaggcttcggggcaggTGGTTCAGGCCACGGCCACAGCCATGACAATCACGGCCACAGCCATGGCAATCACGGCCACAGCCACTAA
- the S100A12 gene encoding protein S100-A12, translating into MREVSSLEVKGDTCLIKTSLAQGSSPVLLPPHFCALRGECEVREMTKLEDHLEGVINIFHQYSIRLGDYDTLNKSELKKLITKELPNALKNTKDQPSIDKVFQELDADKDGQVTFEEFVALVSRVLKTAHADIHKE; encoded by the exons ATGAGAGAAGTTTCTTCACTCGAGGTCAAAGGTGACACCTGCCTTATAAAAACCTCCCTGGCTCAGGGCTCCTCACCAGTGCTGCTGCCTCCACACTTCTGTGCATTGAGGG GTGAATGCGAAGTTAGGGAGATGACGAAGCTGGAAGACCACCTGGAGGGAGTCATCAACATCTTCCACCAGTACTCCATTCGGCTGGGGGATTATGACACCCTCAACAAGAGTGAGCTGAAGAAGCTGATCACAAAGGAACTTCCAAATGCCCTCAAG AACACCAAAGACCAACCTTCCATTGACAAAGTATTCCAAGAGCTGGATGCTGATAAAGATGGACAGGTCACCTTTGAGGAATTCGTAGCCCTGGTGTCCAGGGTGCTGAAGACTGCCCATGCTGATATCCACAAAGAGTAG